A window of the Loxodonta africana isolate mLoxAfr1 chromosome 3, mLoxAfr1.hap2, whole genome shotgun sequence genome harbors these coding sequences:
- the LOC104845864 gene encoding late cornified envelope protein 1D-like → MRLKGQKGRVASVPGSDLCLMLPQLLTPANMSCQQSQQQCQPPSKCPPKCPTPKCPPKCPPVSSCCGNSGDCCSSGGGGCCLSHHRRRRSHRHRHHGSDCCSQPSGGSVGCGGSSCCGGGNGQSSGGSCC, encoded by the coding sequence ATGAGGCTGAAAGGACAGAAGGGCAGGGTGGCCTCTGTGCCCGGGTCTGACTTGTGTCTGATGCTCCCTCAGCTCCTGACGCCTGCCAACATGTCCTGCCAGCAGAGCCAGCAGCAATGCCAGCCCCCTTCCAAGTGCCCTCCCAAGTGCCCCACCCCCAAGTGTCCCCCCAAGTGTCCCCCAGTCTCTTCCTGCTGTGGTAACTCTGGGGATTGCTGCAGCTCAGGGGGTGGCGGCTGCTGCCTGAGCCACCACAGGCGCCGCAGGTCCCACCGCCACAGGCACCACGGCTCTGACTGCTGCAGCCAGCCCTCGGGGGGCTCTGTGGGCTGCGGTGGCTCCAGCTGCTGTGGAGGAGGGAATGGCCAGTCCTCTGGAGGATCCTGCTGCTAA